The following proteins come from a genomic window of Gossypium raimondii isolate GPD5lz chromosome 5, ASM2569854v1, whole genome shotgun sequence:
- the LOC105767646 gene encoding caffeic acid 3-O-methyltransferase, giving the protein MDRLQLKDAFIEGGIPFNRVHGMHAFEYPGEDPRFNHVFNTAMMNHTTLVMNNILDAYKGFVQHLNQVTVDVGGGLGVSLRFITSKYPSIKGINFDLPHIIQHAPPIPGVEHVAGDMFKNVPKGDAIFMKFILHDWSDDDCLKLLKNCYKAIPDEGKIVVVDCMLPDVPDTSSGVRATCQADVVMMTQNPGGKERTKQELEALVSKAGFSGIRYECYVCNLWVMELFK; this is encoded by the exons ATGGATAGGTTACAGCTGAAGGATGCGTTTATTGAGGGAGGAATTCCATTTAACAGGGTGCATGGAATGCACGCATTCGAATACCCAGGGGAGGACCCGAGGTTCAACCATGTTTTCAACACCGCAATGATGAACCACACCACATTGGTAATGAACAACATCCTGGACGCCTACAAGGGATTCGTCCAACACCTCAACCAAGTCACTGTGGATGTCGGCGGTGGTCTAGGGGTCTCCCTTAGATTCATTACTTCCAAGTATCCCTCAATCAAGGGAATTAATTTTGACTTGCCTCATATTATCCAACATGCCCCACCCATCCCTG GTGTTGAACATGTGGCTGGAGACATGTTTAAAAATGTTCCCAAAGGAGATGCAATTTTTATGAAG TTTATTCTTCATGATTGGAGCGATGATGATTGTTTGAAGTTATTGAAGAATTGTTACAAAGCGATCCCGGATGAGGGAAAAATTGTAGTGGTTGATTGCATGCTCCCGGATGTACCCGATACTAGTAGTGGGGTAAGAGCCACTTGCCAGGCGGATGTAGTAATGATGACGCAAAATCCAGGGGGAAAGGAACGAACCAAACAAGAATTAGAAGCCTTGGTTAGTAAAGCTGGATTCAGTGGCATCAGATACGAGTGTTATGTTTGTAATTTGTGGGTCATGGAGTTGTTCAAGTAA